From the Theileria equi strain WA chromosome 4 map unlocalized gcontig_1105316255041, whole genome shotgun sequence genome, one window contains:
- a CDS encoding hypothetical protein (encoded by transcript BEWA_046530A): MGTKTVDIDISKKNDSGSVKIDTDNKPVTKDGAVLCGYVKRTYRVDKEYNIKNIKKGGTSQNVFATLGLCSSVSVFFWKTKLDKPLLIQLGENGDYYKTDNDHDWSLDSSIGSHNLLTTLDERNCRKNSLHVIDIGQNSRKNSYNCPYCGPGKILLDYDDRNNGRYNYIAYHYTAASGFGNIRNGNDTIFSIPEKIITISAYWYTKEAPTPLLFCYGSGGSSEWYSRYDGDRIWSSLMGSPLSTRIDPTILQATLQENCIPKVIIDLSEPVNASYSPTNNTLKFKVESTEISSNSGLWKFTHTMNKSGIFKTKEIVHKNEKLEGVKFFYQLNSISAYYYEDDPADRSKLLLVGLEIRDGTRTKYEYYKRPDNSGYWIELNQLEGDTEPLKEVNTKLEMLKKEYFPEPFDASIIAGGVIVGLACLCLLGIAMWKVGPSVRTLLASRQPLL; the protein is encoded by the coding sequence ATGGGGACAAAGACAGTTGATATTGATATCAGTAAAAAGAATGATTCTGGAAGTGTAAAAATAGACACTGATAACAAACCTGTTACAAAGGATGGAGCAGTGCTATGTGGATACGTAAAGCGGACATATAGGGTAGATAAGGAAtataatataaagaatattaAGAAGGGAGGGACATCTCAGAATGTGTTTGCTACTTTGGGTTTGTGTTCAAGTGTTTCCGTTTTCTTCTGGAAAACAAAACTAGATAAGCCTCTCCTAATTCAACTTGGTGAAAATGGTGACTACTACAAGACTGATAATGATCATGATTGGAGCCTAGATTCATCTATAGGTTCTCACAATCTCTTGACAACACTTGATGAAAGGAACTGCAGGAAAAATAGCTTACACGTGATAGATATTGGCCAAAATAGCAGAAAAAATTCATATAACTGTCCTTATTGCGGCCCTGGAAAGATTCTACTAGACTATGACGATAgaaataatggaagatACAATTACATAGCTTATCACTATACCGCAGCCTCTGGCTTTGGAAATATTAGGAATGGTAATGACACGATATTCTCAATCCCTGAAAAAATTATTACTATTTCAGCCTACTGGTATACTAAGGAGGCTCCTACTCCTTTGCTCTTCTGTTATGGGTCAGGGGGATCTTCTGAATGGTACAGTAGATATGACGGGGATCGAATCTGGTCATCCCTCATGGGATCCCCTTTATCTACACGGATTGATCCTACTATTCTTCAGGCAACTCTTCAAGAAAATTGTATTCCAAAGGTCATAATAGATCTTTCTGAGCCAGTAAATGCGTCTTATAGTCCTACTAATAATACTCTGAAGTTCAAGGTTGAAAGTACTGAGATTTCTTCCAACTCTGGCTTATGGAAGTTCACACACACCATGAATAAAAGTGGAATATTTAAAACTAAGGAAATTGTCCACAAGAATGAGAAACTAGAGGGTGTGAAATTTTTCTACCAACTGAATAGTATCTCTGCCTATTATTACGAAGACGATCCAGCAGATAGGTCTAAGCTTCTTCTTGTTGGACTGGAAATTAGGGATGGTACTCGAACAAAGTATGAGTACTACAAACGACCAGATAATAGCGGATATTGGATAGAACTTAATCAACTAGAGGGAGATACCGAACCTCTTAAAGAAGTAAATACCAAACTTGAGATGTTAAAGAAAGAGTATTTTCCTGAACCGTTTGATGCAAGCATCATAGCTGGTGGAGTGATTGTAGGTTTGGCCTGCTTATGCCTGCTTGGCATTGCAATGTGGAAGGTAGGACCTTCAGTAAGGACTCTTTTGGCCAGTAGACAACCCCTCTTGTAG
- a CDS encoding conserved hypothetical protein (encoded by transcript BEWA_046520A): protein MKSLSDLLAVISAEKRRLCYVFNLDGLGIFKQLQFEEFLYRRATSVSKNCAFLLVNNLARTEKSSIILGLSGKPGDFIRDIQLCRRENVEVIKRFTGGGTVVVDKNIVISSIIATHEWMNGYVNRHAGAGAYGGVASSADPKTPNMPVISQWLVDAIYRKSGIFNSRFGLLDGDFVVESPLSQFKGSESAKVQVESPENNSVHYKVGGNAQACSTSAFVYHTSFLWSISPNISRLLVKPKRRPKYRGERDHGEFLKSVQLGLSNEYRDSGKFANALRGMVDDYRLVEIEGDSRNEEEVTDKNHPQRLIIRGNVIDEAIESMDKLSTVLLDI from the exons ATGAAGTCTTTGAGTGACCTTTTGGCCGTAATTTCGGCTGAAAAGCGTCGTCTATGCTATGTGTTTAATCTGGACGGCCTTGGAATTTTCAAACAGCTCCAGTTTGAGGAGTTTCTGTACAGAAGAGCCACCAGCGTCTCAAAGAACTGCGCGTTTCTTCTCGTAAACAACTTGGCTAGAACCG AAAAGTCCTCGATAATCCTCGGTCTTTCCGGAAAGCCTGGCGACTTTATCAGGGACATTCAGCTTTGTCGTAGAGAGAATGTGGAGGTGATCAAGAGATTTACCGGAGGTGGGACTGTGGTTGTAGACAAGAATATCGTAATATCATCCATAATCGCAACTcatgaatggatgaatgggtatGTGAACAGACatgccggagctggtgcATATGGAGGTGTCGCTTCATCTGCGGATCCCAAGACTCCCAACATGCCTGTGATATCCCAGTGGCTTGTTGACGCCATTTATCGCAAGAGCGGGATTTTCAACTCTAGATTTGGACTCCTGGACGGGGACTTTGTTGTAGAATCGCCTCTATCGCAATTTAAAGGTTCTGAATCGGCCAAAGTACAAGTCGAGAGTCCAGAGAACAACTCCGTGCATTACAAAGTGGGAGGGAATGCGCAGGCATGTTCTACCAGTGCATTCGTCTATCACACATCATTCCTCTGGTCAATTTCCCCAAACATTTCCAGGCTTTTGGTAAAGCCTAAACGGAGGCCAAAGTACAGAGGAGAACGGGATCACGGTGAGTTCCTCAAGAGCGTTCAACTGGGACTCTCTAACGAGTATCGAGACTCTGGAAAGTTTGCAAACGCCCTGAGGGGAATGGTTGATGACTATCGACTCGTAGAGATTGAAGGGGATTCTCggaatgaagaagaggtgACGGACAAAAATCACCCCCAACGGTTAATAATCAGAGGGAATGTTATCGATGAAGCCATAGAATCAATGGACAAACTATCGACGGTTCTTTTGGATATCTAG
- a CDS encoding hypothetical protein (encoded by transcript BEWA_046500A), giving the protein MATRRGVTIDIRPKDIYEITHKLFNHSFETEYLSEPDGIRIGLYVQLFEDYGMYYYHLPDTTKRRSPTGDTGMDAYRNVEIAKLVNGSQIVKLHERFLERCTAVSAYIGNYRPDRPLLIGLFYDFGHERYFVNLGNGNWKENPSVNSTNVNQEVARLVFSINPISIMKGRCNGNFKEKNVECKY; this is encoded by the coding sequence ATGGCgacaagaagaggagtaACGATAGATATACGTCCAAAGGACATTTACGAAATAACGCACAAGCTTTTCAACCACAGTTTTGAGACTGAGTATCTCTCGGAGCCAGACGGTATCAGAATTGGTCTCTATGTGCAACTCTTTGAGGATTACGGAATGTACTATTATCACCTTCCTGATACCACAAAGAGGCGTTCTCCGACAGGAGATACAGGAATGGATGCCTACAGAAACGTAGAAATCGCAAAGCTCGTAAATGGAAGTCAAATTGTAAAGTTACATGAGAGGTTCCTTGAAAGATGTACAGCTGTTTCTGCGTACATTGGAAACTATAGACCGGACCGTCCCCTTTTAATTGGACTATTTTACGACTTTGGCCACGAAAGGTACTTTGTAAATCTAGGAAATGGCAACTGGAAAGAGAACCCCTCTGTGAATTCCACCAACGTAAACCAAGAAGTTGCCAGACTTGTCTTTAGCATAAATCCGATTAGCATCATGAAGGGAAGATGTAATGGGAATTTTAAGGAAAAGAATGTGGAATGTAAGTACTAG
- a CDS encoding signal peptide containing protein (encoded by transcript BEWA_046490A) has product MKIKVVERYLALSLFILNLQACSAVLGRQKILVDLNLSRALPGKIMAIYSREMHGAMNYTVKGNARHTHIIGAVIDRGKLNAEYTNGA; this is encoded by the coding sequence atgaaaataaaagtgGTTGAGAGGTACTTGGCACTCTCGCTTTTCATTTTGAATCTGCAAGCATGCAGTGCTGTACTCGGACGTCAAAAGATCCTAGTAGATCTCAACCTCTCTAGAGCTTTACCCGGAAAGATCATGGCCATTTATTCCCGAGAGATGCACGGGGCTATGAACTATACTGTCAAGGGTAATGCCAGACATACACATATTATCGGAGCAGTAATCGATCGAGGTAAGTTGAATGCGGAGTATACGAATGGAGCGTAG
- a CDS encoding flavodoxin domain containing protein (encoded by transcript BEWA_046540A) has protein sequence MEVTTSAKETLRTPSVDLDLSKPSGQYPDGVGNMNIIVRISHIGDEEIKGWQRKEDNKVEEDVQEAPSEEEEPEVPEVVKPTKPLPCRVYYGTQTGTSEKFARLLSSKLAEWDNISHKDPICLEDFEKEHFTDENVVIIFLISTHYDGLFTDDTIQFCKWLKTLERNRMSLSGLKFAMFGFGSKEYDYYNKAAYDLQAKLLGLGAQEFSNLGLGDELAGFRFEFEKWVGVLYTSLSNLYETKPPKLKFDTKLKINPGDTWRSFAPLELRYTTYNMPSDFEAKATDVICKQQWQCRKATLLLNENLTPKSEQDTHTLELTFDTPSTDRSFASNSSYAAKNRPKTACTFNTADTAFILYANPKSTIDFFMEKLGVSESSGARISDEQMHKLITFVPRYGNVRDGSSFSAPFPVPCTVQDALEFYCDLVSLPSAENLTKLCCFLRDPRECERLMKVITNKRLMKQMKEELCLSLEEFIRLFMPNVTFHLFGFLQLIPKQIPRPYTISSKGGDTLRLTVKRIKRNLHSLKTFYNTNLKLEIFPEGVNKSFLKARRIYEGICSNYLCDLKVDSKVNIFIRPSSFSTIQDFNKPMVLIANGAGIAPFRGFWDSFTDDSEKLIMLGFRSRDDILYANELKELAQQSTINVKYAFSREKDKIYVQELVRKNVEDITRILSTDGIITICGSRRMGNEVKLILANLIPDFDIEELKKESRFIEELW, from the exons ATGGAGGTTACTACTTCCGCTAAAGAAACTCTTCGTACCCCTTCTGTTGATCTAGATCTCTCTAAACCGTCCGGACAATACCCTGATGGAGTTGGTaatatgaatataataGTAAGAATTAGTCACATCGGTGATG aggaaataaaaggatGGCAGAGGAAAGAAGATAATAAAGTGGAGGAAGATGTGCAAGAAGCACCCTCCGAAGAGGAGGAACCAGAGGTGCCGGAAGTGGTAAAACCGACAAAACCTCTACCTTGTCGTGTATATTATGGAACTCAAACTGGAACATCTGAGAAATTTGCCAGACTTTTATCATCTAAACTTGCAGAGTGGGACAATATATCACACAAGGATCCCATTTGCCTAGAG GACTTTGAGAAGGAACACTTTACGGATGAAAATGTGgtcatcatcttcctcatttcaACTCATTACGACGGTCTATTTACTGATGACACAATTCAATTCTGCAAGTGGCTAAAGACTTTGGAGCGCAACAGGATGTCTTTAAGTGGTCTTAAGTTTGCAATGTTTGGCTTTGGAAGCAAAGAGTACGACTACTACAACAAGGCTGCCTACGATTTGCAAGCAAAGCTTTTGGGTCTTGGAGCGCAAGAGTTTTCAAATTTGGGCCTTGGAGATGAATTGGCTGGATTCAGATTCGAGTTTGAAAAGTGGGTTGGAGTTCTCTATACCTCACTCTCCAACCTTTACGAGACAAAGCCTCCGAAACTAAAATTTGACACAAAGCTAAAAATCAATCCAGGGGATACTTGGAGATCATTTGCTCCCCTGGAACTCCGTTATACAACATATAATATGCCTTCAGACTTTGAGGCAAAGGCAACAGACGTGATCTGCAAACAACAGTGGCAATGCAGAAAGGCTACACTTTTGCTCAATGAAAACCTCACTCCAAAGAGTGAGCAGGACACACACACACTTGAGCTTACCTTTGACACTCCTTCCACAGACAGATCGTTTGCCTCAAACTCGTCATACGCTGCAAAGAATCGACCAAAGACTGCATGCACATTCAATACAGCGGATACTGCGTTTATACTCTATGCGAATCCAAAATCAACCATTGACTTTTTTATGGAAAAACTCGGCGTTTCAGAGTCTAGTGGAGCTCGTATCAGTGATGAGCAAATGCACAAACTCATCACATTTGTTCCTAGATATGGAAACGTCAGGGACGGATCATCATTCTCTGCTCCGTTCCCAGTCCCTTGCACAGTTCAAGATGCCCTGGAATTTTACTGTGATTTGGTTTCTTTACCAAGTGCTGAGAATTTGACCAAGCTTTGCTGTTTTCTCAGGGATCCAAGGGAGTGTGAAAGGTTGATGAAGGTGATTACGAATAAACGTTTGATGAAGCAAATGAAGGAGGAGCTTTGTCTAAGTCTGGAGGAGTTTATTCGTTTGTTCATGCCAAACGTGACGTTTCATCTCTTTGGATTTCTGCAACTCATTCCAAAGCAGATTCCAAGACCATACACGATATCTTCCAAAGGCGGTGATACTCTCCGTCTGACTgtaaagagaataaaaaggAATCTACACTCGCTCAAGACATTTTATAATACGAACTTGAAGCTAGAGATTTTCCCTGAAGGAGTTAACAAGTCGTTTTTGAAAGCTAGGAGAATTTACGAGGGTATCTGTAGCAACTATCTGTGCGATCTCAAGGTTGATTCCAAGGTCAATATCTTTATCAGACCATCCTCATTCTCAACAATCCAAGACTTTAATAAACCAATGGTTCTTATCGCAAACGGAGCAG GAATTGCGCCATTTAGGGGCTTTTGGGATTCATTCACCGATGACTCTGAAAAGCTAATAATGTTAGGGTTCCGGTCAAGAGATGATATCCTCTACGCAAACGAGCTAAAGGAACTCGCACAACAATCCACCATTAACGTAAAGTACGCCTTTTCCAGAGAAAAGGACAAGATTTATGTCCAAGAACTCGTTCGTAAAAATGTGGAAGACATAACCAGAATACTCTCCACCGATGGCATCATTACAATTTGCGG GAGTCGCCGAATGGGTAACGAGGTCAAGCTTATCTTGGCAAATTTAATTCCGGATTTTGACATTGAGGAGCTCAAGAAGGAATCGCGATTCATTGAAGAATTGTGGTAA
- a CDS encoding signal peptide containing protein (encoded by transcript BEWA_046510A), giving the protein MKFISLFYFAFIAKLCSTGCCGGENGEALDISNPDSSKVDIREETSRGIKWKVFKPKDGVTITSFTEGRVEIGKISTHGGATPEKCYEKVDGKWKETGLNDFFNKLNGIKNAVKQNEGPVSAEQGVSKNLKHQHNPE; this is encoded by the exons ATGAAGTTTATTTCTCTGTTTTACTTTGCATTCATAGCAAAGCTTTGCAGTACAGGTTGTTGTGGAGGTGAAAACGGCGAAGCACTTGATATCTCTAATCCCGATTCGTCCAAAGTAGATATAAGGGAGGAAACTAGCAGAGGAATAAAGTGGAAGGTCTTTAAGCCGAAGGATGGTGTAACAATTACCTCGTTCAcagaaggaagagtagaAATAGGAAAGATAAGCA CACATGGAGGCGCTACACCCGAAAAGTGctatgaaaaggttgatggaaaatggaaggAAACTGGTCTTAATGATTTCTTCAATAAACTAAATGGAATCAAGAATGCAGTAAAACAAAATGAAGGGCCGGTAAGTGCAGAACAAGGTGTTTCCAAGAATTTAAAGCACCAACATAACCCCGAATAG